From the genome of Alosa alosa isolate M-15738 ecotype Scorff River chromosome 20, AALO_Geno_1.1, whole genome shotgun sequence, one region includes:
- the lrrc3b gene encoding leucine-rich repeat-containing protein 3B — MSALDVWLSRSIPMCLLLQSLVLMALCFPPASMCPKGCSCLRTDAHLHLHGLNVTCSRSRLKEIPRDLPAETVLLRLDHNHISAIPERAFAGLRLLRELNLSGNALETLGEGAFAGLEGALQLLDLSHNRISSVHKDAFSRLNARIVVEDNPWHCDCALQQALGGMAAHNHEATSTRVLCRSSELRDQDGQPYMAVDADLCNLAKRTTDYAMLVTMFGWFAMVISYVVYYVRQNQEDARRHLEYLKSLPSKPKRPDDPEDITTVV; from the coding sequence ATGTCTGCTCTGGACGTGTGGCTGTCGCGCTCCATCCCCATGTGTCTGCTGCTGCAGAGCCTGGTGCTGATGGCGCTGTGTTTCCCCCCGGCCAGCATGTGCCCCAAGGGCTGCTCCTGCCTGCGCACGGATGCACACCTCCACCTGCACGGCCTCAACGTCACCTGCAGCCGCTCGCGCCTCAAGGAGATCCCCCGCGACCTCCCCGCCGAGACGGTCCTGCTGCGACTCGACCACAACCACATCTCAGCCATCCCCGAACGTGCGTTCGCCGGCCTGAGGCTGCTGCGCGAGCTGAACCTGTCGGGCAACGCTCTGGAGACGCTGGGCGAGGGCGCCTTCGCCGGCCTGGAGGGGGCGCTGCAGCTGCTGGACCTGTCGCATAACCGCATCAGCAGCGTGCACAAGGACGCCTTCTCACGGCTGAACGCACGCATCGTTGTCGAGGACAACCCAtggcactgtgactgcgcactGCAGCAGGCCCTGGGTGGCATGGCAGCGCATAATCACGAGGCCACCAGCACGCGTGTTCTCTGCCGCAGCTCCGAGCTGCGCGACCAGGATGGACAGCCGTACATGGCGGTGGACGCCGACCTGTGCAACCTGGCCAAGAGGACCACGGACTATGCCATGCTGGTCACCATGTTCGGCTGGTTTGCCATGGTCATCTCCTACGTGGTCTACTATGTCCGGCAGAACCAGGAGGATGCACGCCGGCACTTGGAGTACCTTAAGTCCCTGCCCAGCAAACCCAAGAGACCCGACGACCCTGAGGACATCACCACAGTAGTGTGA